The window ACCGCTTAAAGAAATAAATCTGGAAGACCGCTCCATCATGGAACGGATATGGGATAAATCTTCGTGATAATTTTTCGAATCCATAAAAAGAACTTTGAATTACAAAGTTATAATTTTTTTTTACTCATCAAAATATTTTTTTTATTTATAATGATTTTTTTTATCAGCCTAGTCTTATAATTTTTAACTTTAAGATTATCTGATCTATATGAAACCGGAACAAAAGTAATGGTAACATATTTTAAGTACAGCAAGGAGATTCTTTCTCTTGTCCATTTTGAGAATAAGGATCAAAAAAGCCGCTGAAGTGATCAGCGGCTGAATATTTTGAAGAACAAAAAACTATTTTGCTCTCAGTCTTTCTTTAATGGCTTCAATATTCTTTTTTGCAGAATCTTCTAAAATAAGGCTGGCACTCATATGAATTCTCGCTGGCATCAGTTCATTGAAATGGTCTGTACCTTCCCATGAAACCTTCTTAATCAATGCCAGAGCATCACTGCTTCTGGAAGCTAGGGTTTGTAAGAACTTCTCAAGCTTTTCATCCATTTCCTGGATGTTATCTGAAACGGAATGATATACATTATGCTGTTCTGCCCATTCAGCAGATCTGAAATCAGCATCAATAGCCATTGCTGAGAATTGTGATTTTCCGATCTTTCTTTCTACGTAAGGTCCGATGACGAAAGGTCCGATTCCTAAATTGATTTCTGTAAGTGCCAATGCAGAATCTTTTGTTGCAAAACAGTAATCAGCACCACAGGCAATTCCTACTCCGCCGCCGGTTGTTTTTCCCTGAACTCTTACCACCACAATCTTTCCGCAATTTCTCATTGCGTTCAGTACTTTAGCAAAACCTCCGAAAAATTTTGTAGAAGCTTCCAGTTCTTCTATCGCAAGAAGTTCATCAAAGCTTGCTCCTGCGCAGAATGCTTTCTCTCCTTCGCTTTTTACCAAGATTGCTTTAACCTCATCTTTAGCGCCTTCATCAAGGATAGTTTGAGCCAGTTTTTCTAAAATAGCTCCTGGAAGAGCATTACTTTTTGGGGTTCCGAAAGTAATTTCGGCAATATTATTTTTGATTTCTGATACAACGAATTCGTTCATTTTAATTTTTATTGGATTCTTACAAAAATACTAAATACAGTGCTTTTGGAGAAACTTAAAGAGGAGAAATTCATGCTATTTTTCAGGCTGGAAGCTGGAAAAGGGAGGTTGGAAGTTATTATTGAGCAAATATTTACGGATTGTTTTATTTTAAATACATAATTCCCACCTTAATGATGGAAGAATATCTCTTTACGTAGAAATACGGAGTCTTTAATTTGGTATTTTCTACTCTAGTACTGCCTTTTTATTAGTTGTTCCTTTGGATAAGAAAATAAATCACTTAACGGCGGAATCTGAAAAGCCATCAATAGAGTAAGAAATTAAAGGCTAAAAAAATATATACCATGGAAGAGTACATTGGAATCGTTAAATTATTTGCAGGAAATTTTGCACCAAGAGGATGGATGTTCTGTGATGGAAGCTTAATAAGCATTTCAAGAAATTCAGCACTATTCTCAATATTAGGAACTACATACGGTGGAGATGGTATTACCACTTTTGCATTACCCAACCTGAAAGGCCGTATGGCTCTTGGGGCTGGAAATGTAAACGCCAACGAATATTATCCTTTGGGTGTAACGGCAGGGACCACACAAAATACTCTTTTACAGTCGAATCTTCCAAGTATTGGAGCTGGATTTCAGCTTAAAATAGTGAATCAAAATGCAAATACAGCTACCCCTACAGCGGCATCTTCTCTTGCCATCACCGGAATTCCAAATGGAAGAAATTTCCAGGCAGTACCCAGTTTTATAGATACAGATCCCAACACTGCAATCAATACAAAATCTATTTCTTTTACGGGGCAGAATCTTCCGGTCAATAATATGCCTCCTTATCTGGGATTAAATTATATCATTTGTGTTGAAGGCATTTATCCTCCACGGGATTAATACATATAATAACCTAATATTTAAAACAAAAATCATGAAAAGCACTACTATTTTTGCAATCTGTAGTCTGCTCATTTCAATTTTTTCATTTGGGCAGACCAGTACAGAGACTTTTGAAACTGAATCTAATGGAAGCAGCAGTTTTACTGACAACGGAGTTGTCTTTAATATCATTTCACATACTTCTACTTTCGATATAGGAGTTTATCCGGGTACTGGATGGAATGGTACAGCAGTTGACAACAGATATATTGATAATACAGACTTTGTAAGTCTAGCCACTCCCAACCCATCATTCAGTATAAAAACAACCTCAAACCTTTTCAAAGTAAATAGATTTTGGGTGTATGTCGCTAATGATCTTTCAAATCCTGTTGCAACAGGCTCTCTTACCATAACAGGAAAGCTTAGTGGAGTAACGAAATTCTCTACTATAAAAACCAATAATTTCTCAACCAGCCTTGGTTTGACGAATGGATATACCCTTATTGACCTTACTAATCTCAATGGACAAAACTACTCCAACATTGTAATTGACCAACTTCAGCTTACTCTTGGAGGTAACTATTATTACATTGGACTGGATGGTTTTAGGTGGGTAAAAGACAGTAATATTGTATTAGGAACCTCAGAAACTAAAAGCACTCAAAAAAACTTGACTCTTTATCCTAATCCAACCAACGGACCGCTTTCTATTAAAGCAGACTACAACTCAGATGCACAAGTCTATAGTATTGATGGCAAAATACTGAAAACTGTTCAGCTTCAGAAAGGACAGAATGAAATTAGTATTTCAGAGCTTCCTAAAGGAGTTTATTTTATCAAAACAGCTGCTGAATCTACTAAAGTTATTAAAAACTAATATACAGAAGTTTCATATCCGATCTTGTTCCCATAAAGATTCTAATTCATCAACAACACCCCTTGATTATATTAAGGGGATTGTTTTTTATCTTTTAATGCTAAAATATATTTGTCGATATACAACTGTTTCTCTTTAGACTTGTATTGCTGAATATATCGTGGATGCTCCAGAACAGTGATGCTATCAAAGAGCTGAGCTTCTTTATTAAGTTTTGAAATAAATTCGGCATTTTTCTTACCGAGAACAAATACTTCTGAAGTATCCAGATTCAGGCTGATATGTTTTTTCAGAGAATCAATCATAAAATCTTTTACATCCTGGAAAAGTTCTTTATCATCATAATAATTAGCATTGAGCCAGCCATTCTTGGTTTTTCTGACAATCGCCAACGGAAATGGAGAATTGATATAAATATCTTTATAAAACAAATCTGCTCCGCCATAATCAGCGATCATATCATACATAAATACGGAAGATACTTCATGAGTATAGGCAGATTCCATTTGTATTCCGCATACACTTTCCAATCGTTTGGTATCCGTAAACGGAACTCCTGTTATTCCTGCTCCATGCCGGCTGGGATTGATCCCTATCATAAACTTCCTTTTATGGGAATCATTATAATATTTATGATAAAACTTTTGCATGACCTCCATCGTCTCCGGATTATCCAGATACGGATTCAAAACTTCAAAGCCATCGGGAAGACTTCCGGAATAGGCCAGGTTTTCATTGAATTCAATAACCTGATCTGCAAAAGTTTTATTCATGGGTAAGTTTTATCTCAGAAAAACAAAATTATCTGGTGAATCCGGAGTTTCATCATCTTCATCCTCCTCATCTTCATCATATTCTGATAGTTCTAACTCAATATCAATAAAATGAATGTATACTCCACATAATTCATCTTGCTCATCATAAGCAAAATAAACAGGATATACTCCATCTCCTACTCCGCTTGCAAAGATTGGAATCTGGTATTCTGTACCAGGAACCGTCCAATTAATCCAATCTCCCAGATCTCTTTGATTTTTAGGATTTTCTTGATAACTTTTTGCAAACAGTTCAGCAAAATAATCGTCATAAATATTCTCTACATCCAATTCTTCAATAAACTTATCCACATGAGGAACTACTTCAGGGTCGGTAATGCATGCTAAACCTGCATCCACATTAAATCCAAAAAATGCGTCTTCATTGGCATCTTCAATATTTTCAATGCCAATTAATGCCTCTCTGTAAATCACCGGCTCTTCCTTAGTGAACTCTACTTTTGCCGCAGCATATCGATCTCCCCAATCCTCCAGTTTTACTACAGCAATGGTTACAGGAAAGTTTCCTTTGGGAACCTCAACAAAAAAAGGCTGCTCTTTCTGATTCAGATATACCAAAGGATCTCTTACGATTACTTTTCCGGATGGTAGGGAAACATTACCAATTTCCATCGTCTCCATCTTTTGATCCATAATTTCATCTAAGGTAAAATAGGTTTCAATATCTACAGGAGATATCAATTTGTCTTTGACCTCTTCCCATTTTTTCATCCAACTTTCGTTCATGATTATTTTTTGAATTGATTTTAAACCTGAAAATAATGAATAAATACGACCTCATCAAACAAGGCTCTGATTTTAACAAAAGATTATAAAATAAAGCAGCAAGCCATGATGATGACTTGCTGTTTGTTATGTTATTTAATTTTAAAATTAATTAAACTAGGAATCTGCACATATCACACAGGCTCCTAATCGGTCTGGCCATCTTCCGGGAATACAACATGTTCCCCGAGGACAAGAATGAGGAGTACAATTCCATATTGGCCCTGCTCCTTTAAGAGATCTCAATTCACTTCTTGAAAGTTTTTTTAAGTTTTCCATAGCAATTAGTTTTTGATATTCTCTCCTACTCTATATGCTTTTCGGATTTCGCCTACTAAAGTTAATCATTTTTAATGAAACCATCTATAATAAACTGATACGACTCAAGGTTCCTTAAACTCCTATAAAAAAGCAGCAAATTATTTCTAAAATGCTGCTTTTTTGTATTTTTATTTTGAATTAAATCAATCCAAACTGTTCGAAGTGATGCGTAAAATGCTTCTTATGCATCAGCTCCCA of the Chryseobacterium capnotolerans genome contains:
- a CDS encoding enoyl-CoA hydratase/isomerase family protein — translated: MNEFVVSEIKNNIAEITFGTPKSNALPGAILEKLAQTILDEGAKDEVKAILVKSEGEKAFCAGASFDELLAIEELEASTKFFGGFAKVLNAMRNCGKIVVVRVQGKTTGGGVGIACGADYCFATKDSALALTEINLGIGPFVIGPYVERKIGKSQFSAMAIDADFRSAEWAEQHNVYHSVSDNIQEMDEKLEKFLQTLASRSSDALALIKKVSWEGTDHFNELMPARIHMSASLILEDSAKKNIEAIKERLRAK
- a CDS encoding phage tail protein, translated to MEEYIGIVKLFAGNFAPRGWMFCDGSLISISRNSALFSILGTTYGGDGITTFALPNLKGRMALGAGNVNANEYYPLGVTAGTTQNTLLQSNLPSIGAGFQLKIVNQNANTATPTAASSLAITGIPNGRNFQAVPSFIDTDPNTAINTKSISFTGQNLPVNNMPPYLGLNYIICVEGIYPPRD
- a CDS encoding T9SS type A sorting domain-containing protein, with the translated sequence MKSTTIFAICSLLISIFSFGQTSTETFETESNGSSSFTDNGVVFNIISHTSTFDIGVYPGTGWNGTAVDNRYIDNTDFVSLATPNPSFSIKTTSNLFKVNRFWVYVANDLSNPVATGSLTITGKLSGVTKFSTIKTNNFSTSLGLTNGYTLIDLTNLNGQNYSNIVIDQLQLTLGGNYYYIGLDGFRWVKDSNIVLGTSETKSTQKNLTLYPNPTNGPLSIKADYNSDAQVYSIDGKILKTVQLQKGQNEISISELPKGVYFIKTAAESTKVIKN
- a CDS encoding SMUG2 DNA glycosylase family protein; this encodes MNKTFADQVIEFNENLAYSGSLPDGFEVLNPYLDNPETMEVMQKFYHKYYNDSHKRKFMIGINPSRHGAGITGVPFTDTKRLESVCGIQMESAYTHEVSSVFMYDMIADYGGADLFYKDIYINSPFPLAIVRKTKNGWLNANYYDDKELFQDVKDFMIDSLKKHISLNLDTSEVFVLGKKNAEFISKLNKEAQLFDSITVLEHPRYIQQYKSKEKQLYIDKYILALKDKKQSP
- a CDS encoding DUF4241 domain-containing protein, with protein sequence MNESWMKKWEEVKDKLISPVDIETYFTLDEIMDQKMETMEIGNVSLPSGKVIVRDPLVYLNQKEQPFFVEVPKGNFPVTIAVVKLEDWGDRYAAAKVEFTKEEPVIYREALIGIENIEDANEDAFFGFNVDAGLACITDPEVVPHVDKFIEELDVENIYDDYFAELFAKSYQENPKNQRDLGDWINWTVPGTEYQIPIFASGVGDGVYPVYFAYDEQDELCGVYIHFIDIELELSEYDEDEEDEDDETPDSPDNFVFLR
- a CDS encoding bacteriocin-like protein; this encodes MENLKKLSRSELRSLKGAGPIWNCTPHSCPRGTCCIPGRWPDRLGACVICADS